The Brachionichthys hirsutus isolate HB-005 chromosome 1, CSIRO-AGI_Bhir_v1, whole genome shotgun sequence genome has a window encoding:
- the LOC137898083 gene encoding circadian-associated transcriptional repressor-like: MDRIQRIMGVLQNPSVSGRFLSIILTIEQMLQSWFPRIKPSPTQTRAGTPVEKRKRHSSASPPPSSLVWPCSSDVEMLASTHLKWLHTSPICSPRTPEPSLSRCAPFSPPLAVTQDNAVSSSTDLRTRPLWPLGAGAGLIQGPPASNISSPCLERLLQAKESIVAPGIKGGGDDRDRGHFMC; encoded by the exons ATGGACCGAATCCAGAGAATAATGGGCGTCCTTCAGAATCCAAGCGTGAG TGGACGCTTCCTCAGCATTATTCTGACAATAGAGCAAATGCTTCAGAGCTGGTTCCCTCGTATCAAACCATCCCCGACCCAAACGCGCGCCGGCACGCCGGTCGAGAAGCGCAAG cgtcaCAGCAGTGCCTCCCCCCCTCCGTCCTCTCTGGTGTGGCCCTGCTCCTCGGATGTGGAGATGCTCGCCTCCACCCACCTGAAATGGCTTCACACGTCTCCCATCTGCTCCCCGAGAACTCCTGAACCGTCACTGAGCCGGTGTGCCCCGTTCTCCCCCCCTCTAGCGGTGACCCAGGACAACGCCGTCTCTTCCAGCACTGACCTACGCACGAGGCCTCTGTGGCCCctcggtgccggtgccggtctAATCCAGGGGCCGCCGGCCTCCAACATCAGTTCACCGTGCCTGGAAAGACTCTTGCAAGCGAAGGAGAGCATCGTCGCTCCCGGGATCAAAGGAGGTGGAGACGACCGGGACAGAGGCCACTTCATGTGCTGA